One part of the Nostoc sp. PCC 7120 = FACHB-418 genome encodes these proteins:
- a CDS encoding GAF domain-containing protein: protein MVKAIDDGILLQNQMWQRERLAIALLSSLNYRTGELSGYLFNIACGVSQLLNVDWSVVTLCQQGFEKVLASSINIGVGEHVYSLHGSLTNTVIETGNSLVVEDTSKHPEYGQPPEGYRAYLGIPLRTAEGEVIGTICSFHHESREFSPEEIQFTELLAERAATAIDNYRLYKQQCQFNHILEAEVEKRTAELKATQSKLLEKERLAVMGEFAAMIVHEIRNPLTTMIMGLKYSQKTILSSAAQERLSLAVSEAYRLDNLLSEILLYAKPQILQICELEVNKFISELLVLVYEMPEAISRKIEFIPSSNPVKILADENKLKQVFINIICNACEVIADGDIVKWEVDVSLPDQVCINICNGGEPIPPEILSKLTQPFFSTKPHGTGLGLAIAERIIHAHYGKLSIESDIAKGTIVSVRLPIATFKRLGHFEVCKDNL, encoded by the coding sequence ATGGTTAAGGCCATTGATGATGGAATTTTATTGCAAAATCAAATGTGGCAACGTGAGCGTCTGGCGATCGCTCTTTTATCATCTTTAAACTATCGGACTGGAGAACTAAGCGGCTATCTGTTTAACATTGCCTGTGGAGTTAGTCAGTTACTAAATGTAGACTGGTCAGTAGTCACATTGTGTCAACAAGGATTTGAGAAAGTCCTAGCAAGTAGTATTAATATAGGTGTAGGTGAACACGTTTATTCATTACATGGTTCCCTAACTAACACTGTTATAGAAACTGGTAACTCCTTGGTAGTAGAAGATACTAGTAAGCACCCAGAGTATGGTCAGCCTCCAGAAGGTTATCGAGCTTATTTAGGGATACCGTTGCGGACTGCCGAAGGCGAAGTAATTGGCACTATTTGCTCATTTCATCACGAATCACGAGAGTTTAGTCCAGAAGAAATCCAGTTTACAGAACTATTGGCTGAACGTGCTGCTACAGCCATTGATAATTATCGTTTATACAAGCAGCAGTGCCAATTTAATCATATTCTGGAAGCGGAAGTAGAAAAACGTACGGCAGAATTAAAAGCGACACAAAGCAAGCTTCTAGAAAAGGAAAGACTGGCAGTTATGGGTGAATTTGCTGCCATGATTGTGCATGAAATCCGCAATCCCTTAACTACAATGATCATGGGATTGAAATATTCTCAAAAAACAATTTTGTCATCAGCTGCTCAAGAGCGATTATCCTTAGCAGTTAGTGAAGCCTACCGCCTAGACAATCTACTAAGTGAAATCTTGCTTTATGCAAAACCTCAAATTTTACAAATATGTGAATTAGAAGTCAACAAATTTATTAGTGAGTTACTTGTATTGGTATATGAAATGCCAGAAGCAATCTCACGTAAAATCGAATTTATTCCATCATCAAATCCGGTGAAAATCTTAGCAGATGAAAATAAGCTAAAACAAGTTTTTATTAATATTATCTGTAATGCCTGTGAGGTGATTGCAGACGGAGATATTGTTAAATGGGAAGTGGACGTTTCATTGCCAGATCAAGTATGTATAAATATCTGTAATGGCGGCGAACCAATTCCCCCAGAGATTTTATCAAAATTAACTCAGCCATTCTTTTCTACAAAACCTCATGGTACTGGTTTAGGACTTGCCATTGCCGAACGCATCATCCATGCTCATTATGGAAAACTATCTATTGAGTCTGATATAGCGAAAGGTACTATAGTAAGTGTACGATTGCCTATAGCTACTTTTAAGAGATTGGGACATTTTGAAGTCTGCAAAGATAATCTTTAA
- a CDS encoding NF038122 family metalloprotease: protein MNKNINYRQNKSLGLIKLITPLTLAGSMVMVGSISAQALQFNFTYAPGTTLDQMLGYEMAGKYWSNYLADDVTVNIFIEPTNKLPTNVIGGAIPGVTSQNFSTVYQKLQTDITSTSDHIALNSLYNQCQTSLTFSNGWFQNQCTGYKSLTNTYKNGLTNLDIHSDVKKINLTRANAKALGMISANDPGYDGYILVSNLSNIARPLSWNYFSATNTSSTIPNATLDFFTVAVHELTHTLGFISGIDLPEYQDLLTKKTWLTSDDMSKYGYLMDMFRLSENSRFWNRPDISVGVDTMLSLDGGMTKLGNMSSGSTKFGGDGNQGSHWKKDATYDGIMESSLGAGGTRKFVTNNDLTTLDILGWNLQQNNQDLLSTFNSAKSGLATKMGVTTSWMDDNPTQAALLLTPQYIDANNNGYDDRGESLNQMINSSGTYNWGWNGYWWGWNGYWWGWNGYWQTTDNLTTDGFWQNFAWETLDEYEHGDHDYLSGSSQSQSVPEPTTIFGLFGIAIMGIATKLKRRCEY, encoded by the coding sequence ATGAATAAAAATATCAATTACAGGCAAAATAAATCTCTTGGCTTAATCAAGCTAATTACACCTCTAACATTGGCTGGTTCTATGGTTATGGTGGGTAGTATATCAGCCCAAGCATTGCAATTTAATTTCACCTATGCACCAGGGACAACCCTAGACCAAATGCTCGGTTATGAGATGGCGGGTAAATATTGGTCAAATTATTTAGCCGATGATGTCACGGTCAATATCTTTATTGAGCCGACAAATAAGTTACCTACTAATGTCATTGGTGGGGCAATACCAGGGGTGACTTCGCAAAACTTTAGCACTGTTTATCAAAAGCTGCAAACAGATATCACCTCAACTAGCGATCACATAGCTTTAAATAGTTTATATAACCAATGTCAGACCAGCCTTACCTTTAGCAATGGATGGTTTCAGAATCAATGCACAGGATATAAATCTTTAACGAATACCTATAAAAATGGTCTAACTAACTTAGATATTCACTCCGATGTCAAAAAGATCAATCTCACTCGTGCTAATGCCAAAGCTTTAGGAATGATTAGTGCTAATGACCCTGGTTATGATGGTTATATTCTCGTGAGTAACTTAAGCAATATTGCTAGGCCTCTGTCATGGAATTATTTTTCTGCCACCAATACCAGTAGTACTATTCCTAACGCCACTCTAGACTTTTTCACTGTGGCGGTACATGAACTGACTCACACCCTCGGCTTTATCAGTGGTATAGACTTACCTGAATACCAAGATTTATTGACAAAAAAAACATGGTTAACCAGTGATGATATGTCTAAATATGGCTACCTGATGGATATGTTTCGTTTATCTGAGAATAGCCGCTTTTGGAATAGACCTGATATATCCGTTGGTGTAGATACGATGTTATCTCTTGATGGTGGTATGACCAAGTTAGGTAATATGTCTTCTGGAAGTACCAAATTTGGAGGAGATGGTAATCAAGGTAGTCACTGGAAAAAAGACGCTACCTATGATGGCATTATGGAGTCTAGTTTGGGTGCAGGCGGTACGAGAAAATTTGTGACCAATAATGATCTGACTACTTTAGATATCTTGGGGTGGAATCTACAGCAGAACAATCAAGACCTACTCAGCACTTTCAATAGTGCTAAATCTGGACTGGCTACTAAGATGGGAGTTACTACCAGTTGGATGGATGACAACCCTACTCAAGCAGCTTTACTGCTAACACCACAATATATCGATGCTAATAACAATGGCTACGATGATCGCGGTGAATCCTTGAACCAGATGATCAATAGCAGTGGTACTTATAACTGGGGTTGGAATGGTTATTGGTGGGGTTGGAATGGCTATTGGTGGGGTTGGAATGGCTATTGGCAAACTACGGACAATTTAACCACAGATGGCTTTTGGCAAAATTTCGCTTGGGAAACACTGGATGAGTATGAACATGGCGACCATGACTATTTAAGTGGGTCTTCTCAGTCCCAATCTGTACCAGAACCCACTACTATCTTTGGATTATTTGGCATAGCCATAATGGGCATTGCTACAAAGCTCAAGCGTCGTTGTGAATATTAG
- a CDS encoding NADP-dependent oxidoreductase, with protein MADAVNQQIVLKSRPFGEPQESDFALVESPIPQPGEGEVLSRTIYLSLDPYMRGRLSANASYAASTELNSVIVGGTVSQVIKSHHLEFQAGDFVLSNHGWQTYAVAKGETLRKLDPNQAPLSYNLGVLGMPGLTAYAALLDIGQPKAGETVVISAASGAVGAVAGQIAKIKGARVVGIVGSDEKRDYIVNELGFDVGINRRTQEVSSALKEAAPDGIDVYFDNTAGEILEAVLQQINLGARIPLVGLISQYNASSPPPGPNLLPLLIKRALIKGFLVSDYQYRFPDFVRDVAGWLQSGQLKYKEDVVVGLENAPRAFIGLLRGDNFGKLIVKVSQ; from the coding sequence ATGGCTGATGCCGTAAATCAACAAATCGTACTCAAGAGTCGCCCTTTTGGTGAACCACAAGAGAGTGATTTTGCTTTAGTAGAGTCACCAATTCCCCAACCTGGGGAAGGCGAAGTTCTCAGCCGCACTATTTATTTATCCCTCGACCCATATATGCGTGGTCGCCTCAGCGCCAATGCTTCTTACGCAGCCTCAACGGAATTAAACTCAGTTATTGTTGGTGGAACAGTCAGTCAAGTTATTAAATCCCATCATCTGGAGTTTCAAGCAGGAGATTTTGTTCTCAGCAATCATGGTTGGCAAACTTACGCTGTTGCTAAAGGTGAGACTTTGCGTAAACTTGACCCCAATCAGGCTCCTCTATCCTACAATTTAGGCGTATTGGGTATGCCTGGTCTAACGGCTTACGCTGCTTTACTGGATATAGGTCAACCAAAAGCAGGTGAAACTGTAGTGATTTCCGCCGCTTCTGGTGCTGTCGGTGCGGTAGCAGGTCAAATTGCCAAAATTAAAGGCGCTAGAGTAGTAGGAATTGTTGGTAGTGACGAAAAGCGAGACTACATCGTCAATGAATTAGGCTTTGATGTGGGAATTAACCGCCGGACGCAAGAAGTATCATCAGCACTCAAAGAAGCTGCACCTGATGGTATTGATGTTTATTTTGACAATACCGCAGGTGAAATTTTAGAAGCAGTGTTACAGCAAATTAACTTGGGAGCCAGAATTCCTTTAGTAGGACTAATTTCTCAATATAATGCTTCATCACCACCGCCTGGCCCGAATCTGCTCCCTTTGCTCATTAAAAGAGCTTTAATTAAAGGTTTTTTGGTAAGTGATTATCAATACCGGTTTCCTGATTTTGTCCGTGATGTCGCTGGATGGTTGCAGTCAGGACAACTGAAATATAAAGAAGATGTAGTAGTTGGTTTGGAGAATGCTCCTCGTGCCTTCATTGGCTTGTTGCGAGGAGATAACTTTGGCAAATTAATTGTCAAGGTGAGTCAATAG
- a CDS encoding NF038122 family metalloprotease → MNCKTYKKIHITPSHQTTQITLHTAKPLLALATLIGSAIPAQAITFNFTYQPGITQEQIAAVELAGSIWSAYLQDIDVVVNVHVEMTEGVLAEGKLGGATPAIKKINYDKFKEGLGADGTANIHQLPTSTHSSDKYRTRLTGGIINSSNYELLTTTANNKALGNDLSGDASGLDGYIQLEKSVNWSYRHAGGKVGHNQYDFVSVAIHEIGHSLGFISGIDALSGLALPTALDMFRYSTESASQRAIDYTVGGTKYFSINGGQNPFNFTQIEKNAPNVYQAIFSTGENTLLGGDGEQASHWKRNSQPYLGIMSSTISMGGIRKISKLDLAALDYIGWQVDYSPKINLPALSTNAQTKAQKIWESQFDSNTNNDAIRDRSSDVQQMMQESGIYNWGWNGYWQTANPTPSSQVPICSHTKEQGNK, encoded by the coding sequence ATGAACTGCAAGACGTATAAAAAAATACATATAACTCCATCTCATCAAACCACCCAAATTACTCTGCATACGGCAAAACCACTCTTAGCTTTAGCCACATTGATAGGATCTGCTATTCCTGCTCAAGCCATCACATTTAACTTTACCTATCAGCCAGGAATCACACAGGAACAGATTGCAGCAGTTGAGTTAGCAGGAAGTATTTGGTCTGCTTACTTACAAGATATAGATGTTGTGGTCAACGTCCATGTCGAGATGACCGAAGGCGTTTTAGCTGAGGGTAAATTGGGCGGTGCAACCCCAGCGATTAAAAAGATCAACTATGACAAGTTCAAAGAAGGTTTGGGTGCAGATGGTACAGCTAATATCCATCAGTTGCCAACTTCTACCCACAGCAGTGATAAATATAGAACTAGACTAACAGGCGGCATCATCAATAGTAGTAACTATGAACTTCTGACAACTACAGCCAATAATAAAGCCCTCGGTAATGACTTGAGTGGCGATGCTTCTGGATTAGATGGCTATATTCAATTAGAAAAATCAGTTAATTGGAGTTACAGGCACGCTGGGGGCAAAGTTGGACACAACCAATATGATTTTGTCAGTGTAGCTATCCACGAAATTGGGCATAGCTTGGGTTTTATTAGTGGTATTGATGCTTTGAGTGGTTTAGCTTTACCTACTGCTCTTGATATGTTTCGCTACTCTACCGAGAGTGCCAGCCAAAGAGCAATTGACTACACAGTTGGTGGAACTAAATACTTCTCAATCAACGGAGGGCAAAATCCGTTTAACTTTACTCAAATAGAAAAAAACGCCCCCAATGTATACCAAGCAATCTTTTCTACTGGCGAAAATACCCTCTTGGGAGGTGATGGGGAGCAGGCTAGTCACTGGAAAAGAAATAGCCAACCCTATTTAGGGATTATGTCCTCAACTATCAGCATGGGAGGAATTAGAAAAATTTCCAAACTGGATCTCGCTGCCCTCGATTACATTGGTTGGCAGGTTGATTATTCCCCAAAAATTAATTTGCCTGCCTTATCCACGAATGCCCAAACTAAAGCACAAAAAATTTGGGAGTCACAATTCGATAGTAATACAAATAACGATGCCATCCGCGATCGCTCTTCTGATGTACAGCAAATGATGCAGGAAAGTGGGATTTATAACTGGGGCTGGAATGGATATTGGCAAACAGCCAATCCTACTCCATCATCACAAGTACCTATTTGTTCTCACACAAAAGAACAGGGCAATAAATAA
- a CDS encoding filamentous hemagglutinin N-terminal domain-containing protein, which translates to MVILQQTKILFFFTFCLFLETPLKALAQTQLNPDNTLPTNVNNIGGGVYDITGGARPNNGANLFHSFQDFAIRSGDTARFIYDTGINNIITRVTGGSPSQINGTIQTLLNGTNNIGNANLFLINPYGIIFGANAKLDIGGSFIGTTADSIKFTDGTEFSATNPTVNPILTVSVPLGLQFGSHPTSTIQVQGSGNNLRLNPDFSIDSRNRPPGLSYKTPNGQTLALIAGKVELDGGNITVPQGRVELWSVNQGEVTITNPSGQLQLQPTPGISYGNVNLLNAASVDTSGNSGGIIQARGQNVTLENGSVIVTDTIGNGSGGILNISASEALTIKGFVLNPNNQVSSSILADVGSGASGEGGKISISTKTLQVSNGGQISSGTFGTGNAGELNVTAQDVQVSGISPFGPSGLFAPVAPGARGNGGSLGVETKKLQVTDGGQIFTTTYGFGQAGDLKILAEDVEVIGGTQFGPSIIAATTIKLSAIPEPIATFLGAGFGTGGNLMIETNNLRVADGGQIAVSTSGNGSAGNMTITANSVELTGTNQLGRSGLFANAIVGTGQGGDVNVSANRLVVRDGATINVSNLLSRDPQNLLGLAGQGAAGDITLDSADILLANQGIITADTNAGDKGNITIQSDTLQMLRGSQISTNARNSAVGGNINITTNTLVAYENSDITANAQQGFGGRVVVNAKGIFGIQFRPQPTPYSDLTASSDLGAEFHGTVESNTLDVDPTSGLVKLPTNFSDRSQQIASGCSTTQQNRFVVSNRGGLPANPTDTVRGEIVWYDVRDLSNEVANSTASSNYQTASNQQPIVEAQGLIVSADGTIRLLASIPTVTPLTPWQVSPSCNVKPS; encoded by the coding sequence ATGGTGATTTTACAACAAACAAAAATATTATTTTTTTTTACCTTTTGTCTATTTCTAGAAACACCTTTAAAGGCATTAGCACAGACTCAACTTAATCCTGATAACACATTGCCCACTAATGTGAATAATATTGGTGGTGGTGTGTACGATATTACTGGCGGTGCTAGACCAAATAATGGTGCTAATCTTTTCCACAGTTTCCAAGATTTTGCGATTCGATCAGGTGATACTGCCAGGTTTATTTATGATACAGGGATTAACAATATCATCACACGGGTTACGGGAGGGTCGCCTTCCCAAATTAACGGAACTATTCAAACACTTCTCAATGGCACTAACAATATAGGCAATGCCAATTTATTTCTGATCAATCCTTATGGAATCATCTTTGGTGCTAATGCCAAATTAGATATAGGTGGCTCATTTATTGGTACTACAGCAGATAGCATCAAATTCACTGATGGGACAGAATTTAGTGCTACTAACCCCACCGTTAACCCAATTCTTACTGTTAGTGTACCTCTCGGCTTGCAATTTGGTTCTCATCCCACCAGCACCATTCAAGTACAAGGTTCAGGCAACAATTTAAGGCTCAACCCCGATTTTTCTATTGATAGCAGGAACCGTCCACCAGGATTGAGCTATAAAACCCCAAATGGTCAGACTTTAGCACTAATTGCAGGCAAGGTAGAACTAGATGGAGGAAATATTACTGTACCCCAGGGAAGAGTTGAATTATGGTCTGTGAATCAAGGTGAAGTTACAATTACCAATCCTAGTGGACAGCTACAACTACAACCCACACCAGGAATTAGTTATGGTAATGTTAACCTTCTGAATGCTGCCTCTGTAGATACTAGTGGGAATAGTGGCGGTATTATCCAGGCACGAGGGCAAAATGTGACTCTCGAAAACGGCTCAGTGATAGTTACAGATACCATCGGTAATGGTTCTGGAGGAATATTGAATATCTCTGCATCTGAGGCGTTGACTATTAAAGGCTTTGTCCTAAATCCTAATAACCAGGTATCTAGCAGCATACTAGCTGATGTTGGCTCAGGTGCAAGTGGAGAGGGAGGTAAAATCAGCATTAGCACGAAAACCTTACAAGTGAGCAATGGGGGTCAAATTTCGAGCGGTACTTTTGGGACTGGAAACGCTGGAGAATTGAATGTTACAGCTCAGGATGTGCAGGTAAGTGGTATTTCTCCCTTCGGTCCGAGTGGTTTATTTGCTCCTGTTGCTCCTGGTGCAAGAGGAAACGGGGGTAGCTTAGGAGTTGAAACTAAGAAATTACAAGTTACTGATGGCGGACAGATATTCACCACTACCTATGGGTTTGGCCAAGCTGGTGATTTGAAAATCCTTGCTGAAGATGTGGAAGTTATTGGTGGGACACAATTTGGCCCTAGTATTATTGCCGCTACAACCATAAAACTATCAGCAATTCCAGAGCCAATAGCCACTTTTTTAGGTGCTGGTTTTGGTACAGGCGGTAATTTAATGATTGAAACCAATAACTTACGAGTTGCTGATGGGGGTCAGATTGCTGTTAGTACATCTGGGAATGGCTCGGCTGGTAACATGACGATTACTGCTAACTCGGTAGAATTGACAGGTACTAATCAACTTGGTCGTAGTGGGTTATTCGCTAACGCTATTGTTGGTACTGGTCAAGGTGGCGATGTCAATGTGAGTGCTAATCGCTTAGTGGTTCGTGATGGTGCAACTATCAATGTCAGTAATTTACTCAGTCGAGACCCACAAAATCTGCTGGGTTTAGCTGGTCAAGGGGCGGCTGGAGATATCACACTTGATTCTGCTGATATTTTACTAGCAAATCAAGGGATAATTACTGCTGATACTAATGCCGGAGATAAAGGCAATATTACGATTCAATCGGATACTTTGCAAATGCTGCGCGGTAGTCAAATTAGCACCAATGCCCGCAATAGTGCAGTTGGGGGAAATATTAACATCACTACGAATACTTTAGTGGCTTACGAGAATAGTGATATTACCGCTAATGCTCAACAAGGTTTTGGGGGTAGGGTGGTTGTCAATGCCAAAGGAATTTTTGGGATTCAATTTCGTCCCCAACCGACTCCATACAGTGATCTGACGGCTTCTTCTGATTTGGGTGCGGAGTTTCATGGTACCGTAGAATCGAATACGCTAGATGTTGATCCTACTAGCGGATTAGTGAAGCTACCAACTAATTTTAGCGATCGCTCACAGCAGATAGCCAGTGGTTGTAGTACAACGCAACAGAATCGTTTTGTTGTTAGCAATCGTGGCGGATTACCTGCCAATCCTACTGATACCGTCAGAGGTGAGATAGTTTGGTATGATGTCCGTGATTTATCAAATGAAGTAGCTAACTCAACAGCAAGCAGTAACTATCAAACTGCTAGTAATCAACAACCAATTGTTGAGGCTCAAGGACTAATTGTTAGTGCAGATGGTACAATACGGCTACTAGCATCCATCCCCACGGTAACGCCTCTTACTCCGTGGCAAGTATCACCTTCATGTAATGTTAAACCATCTTAA
- a CDS encoding DMT family transporter, whose amino-acid sequence MIKFRGRHRLIRRVSGQVYLWLAIFIFGASSAVTRKLTEIGARHFIDGRNPISLCNVLFVGNLCALMVMLLIYSRQWNKATLTQLSKKDWLGLTAVAILSGALAPGLIFHALSLTGVNNVILVGRLEPTLALALSVWLLKEQINFGEFIGAIAAFIGVILTIILQPPVSDMMNMGGWQLGLGEFFVAAGSVALAISTIIGKKYLTHIPLGIYSIFRTALGTVIFFFIALVLYGREHFADVFSPFLWQWMFLYGGVIVVVGQSFWLIGLKTSTVSTASLVASFTPIAGIVAAYFILSEVPTVAQYLGGGLIMLGIFLSQISKSRQTSHKSPIASTPAEQKVEMDMGFKGM is encoded by the coding sequence GTGATTAAATTTAGAGGACGACATCGCCTAATCCGCAGAGTTTCTGGACAAGTATATCTTTGGCTAGCCATCTTCATTTTTGGTGCATCTAGTGCAGTTACCCGGAAACTCACAGAAATTGGCGCTCGTCACTTTATTGATGGACGCAATCCTATTTCTTTGTGTAATGTTTTGTTTGTGGGGAACTTATGCGCCTTGATGGTGATGCTCCTCATCTATAGCCGACAGTGGAACAAAGCTACTTTAACGCAACTGTCAAAGAAGGACTGGCTTGGTTTAACCGCAGTAGCCATCTTATCAGGAGCGCTAGCGCCTGGCTTAATTTTCCACGCATTGTCACTCACAGGGGTGAATAATGTGATTTTGGTGGGACGCTTAGAACCAACTCTGGCGTTGGCTTTATCAGTTTGGTTGTTAAAAGAGCAGATCAATTTTGGGGAATTTATCGGAGCGATCGCCGCATTTATTGGTGTTATCTTAACTATTATCCTCCAACCGCCAGTGTCAGACATGATGAATATGGGAGGTTGGCAATTGGGTTTAGGAGAATTTTTCGTAGCCGCAGGGTCTGTCGCTTTAGCTATTTCTACAATTATCGGTAAAAAATATTTAACTCATATCCCTTTAGGGATTTACAGCATCTTTCGGACTGCACTGGGAACCGTCATCTTTTTTTTCATTGCTTTAGTACTCTATGGTAGAGAGCATTTTGCTGATGTCTTCTCACCATTCTTGTGGCAATGGATGTTCCTTTATGGTGGTGTGATTGTGGTTGTAGGTCAGTCATTCTGGCTTATAGGGTTGAAAACTTCTACTGTCTCTACAGCATCCTTGGTTGCTTCATTTACCCCAATTGCAGGTATTGTGGCAGCTTATTTCATATTAAGTGAAGTCCCGACTGTAGCTCAATATCTTGGTGGTGGCTTGATTATGTTAGGCATCTTTCTCAGCCAAATTAGCAAAAGCCGTCAGACTTCTCATAAATCTCCAATTGCTTCAACTCCCGCAGAACAAAAGGTAGAAATGGATATGGGATTTAAGGGTATGTAA
- a CDS encoding DUF2808 domain-containing protein, producing the protein MKILICGSLSALIFSTSAVAIAIPVKHEQPDSNINKLSQVALNINVPHITNSGVRNGNHFIRLEVVGMSLQDLMISLPSQMERFNGVRIRDQSGKAISAKTEISKDNLSITFDEPVTSGASVEVELTGVRRNGVGQDVLLYGVTARRVGLTGQIPVGTARIDIYDKN; encoded by the coding sequence ATGAAAATTCTAATTTGCGGTAGCTTATCTGCTCTTATATTTTCTACATCTGCTGTAGCTATAGCTATACCTGTAAAACATGAACAGCCTGATTCAAATATAAATAAATTATCTCAGGTGGCGCTAAATATTAACGTTCCCCATATTACGAACTCTGGTGTCCGCAATGGTAATCACTTCATTCGGCTGGAGGTAGTGGGTATGTCTTTGCAAGACCTCATGATCTCATTACCAAGTCAAATGGAACGTTTCAATGGAGTAAGAATTAGGGATCAGTCAGGTAAAGCAATTTCAGCTAAAACAGAGATTAGTAAAGATAATTTGTCAATCACTTTTGATGAACCTGTAACATCTGGCGCTTCCGTAGAAGTAGAACTAACAGGTGTACGAAGAAATGGCGTAGGTCAAGACGTACTACTTTACGGCGTAACTGCTAGAAGGGTTGGATTAACAGGACAGATTCCTGTTGGTACAGCCAGAATTGATATTTATGATAAGAATTAG
- a CDS encoding sensor histidine kinase: MNNIKKNWLNIDPFSLQLRLTVGMASFSALVLGSLATWTSWKMQQILIDSHKNEVEQIAKRLPQDVQIYSKMMQPDTSLEKAINNFANTNTLIWFKNSNNKILSKTDNLDLLPDFLVTKLMNLTQMPIKAQVYQVNQNYFVLCGTSIKIQGKLLGELFVVKDITREQTMFVVMVRSLCITSILAIIILTVAIAFYIKRSLQPLRQLSQMTAVISAEDLGQAQLYLDNAPSEVKELAQTLTMLLSRLSQSWEQEREFVSNVSHELRTPLTIVHGYLQSVLRRQNNLTSIQQEALEIAASEAERTIRLLQDLLDLARADSGYLYFQMKTYVLNDIVAEIVVMAEKYSDRLITIESTIFPIEVKVDYSRFKQVLLNLIDNAVKYSEADTPIIFNLDQLQDTAIIQVCDQGYGIPLQHQARIFERFYRIDESRSQATGGCGLGLSIVKTLVEGMGGSVSVQSKLGEGSIFTIILPR; the protein is encoded by the coding sequence GTGAATAACATCAAAAAAAATTGGCTAAATATAGACCCATTTTCACTACAGTTACGCCTAACCGTTGGTATGGCTTCCTTTTCAGCTTTGGTATTAGGTAGCCTAGCTACCTGGACTAGTTGGAAGATGCAGCAAATTTTAATTGATAGCCATAAAAATGAGGTAGAACAAATAGCCAAACGACTACCACAAGACGTGCAAATTTATAGCAAGATGATGCAACCTGACACGAGTTTAGAAAAGGCGATTAATAATTTTGCGAATACTAACACGTTAATATGGTTTAAGAATTCTAACAATAAAATATTATCAAAAACTGATAATTTAGATTTATTACCTGACTTTTTGGTAACTAAGTTAATGAACTTGACTCAGATGCCGATTAAAGCACAGGTTTATCAAGTTAATCAAAACTATTTTGTTTTATGTGGAACTTCTATCAAAATCCAAGGTAAGTTGTTGGGTGAGTTATTTGTAGTCAAGGATATTACCCGCGAACAAACAATGTTTGTGGTAATGGTGCGTAGTTTATGTATTACTAGTATTCTGGCAATTATTATTCTGACTGTAGCGATCGCATTTTATATCAAGCGCTCTTTGCAACCTCTACGCCAACTCAGTCAAATGACTGCTGTGATTTCCGCCGAAGATTTAGGACAAGCCCAATTATATCTTGATAATGCTCCTAGCGAAGTCAAAGAATTAGCACAAACTTTAACTATGCTCTTATCCCGTCTCTCCCAATCTTGGGAACAGGAGCGGGAATTTGTCAGTAATGTTTCTCACGAATTACGTACACCCTTAACGATTGTACATGGTTATTTACAGAGCGTATTGCGGCGGCAAAATAATTTAACCTCTATTCAACAAGAAGCTTTAGAAATTGCTGCATCAGAAGCGGAACGGACTATCCGCCTGCTACAAGATTTACTGGATTTAGCAAGAGCCGACAGTGGTTATTTATACTTTCAGATGAAAACTTATGTACTGAATGACATAGTTGCAGAAATTGTAGTGATGGCTGAAAAGTATAGCGATCGCCTAATTACTATCGAGTCAACAATTTTCCCTATTGAAGTGAAAGTAGATTACAGTCGCTTCAAACAAGTATTACTGAATTTGATTGATAATGCTGTTAAGTATTCTGAAGCTGATACACCCATAATCTTTAACTTAGATCAACTTCAAGACACAGCAATTATTCAAGTTTGTGATCAAGGTTACGGTATTCCCTTACAACACCAAGCCCGGATTTTTGAGCGATTTTATCGTATAGATGAATCTCGCTCCCAGGCCACTGGCGGCTGTGGTTTGGGTTTATCGATTGTCAAAACGCTGGTAGAGGGTATGGGAGGTAGTGTCAGCGTGCAATCAAAGTTAGGAGAAGGAAGTATATTTACAATAATTTTACCTAGATAG